The following coding sequences are from one Humulus lupulus chromosome X, drHumLupu1.1, whole genome shotgun sequence window:
- the LOC133804542 gene encoding succinate dehydrogenase assembly factor 1, mitochondrial has translation MAPSGGPRLSGMQKQVLSLYREFLRAARSKSAEDRCKIESIVSTEFHNNAKQVDRKNYIYIEYLLRRGKKQLDQLKSPATVGLSSFDVSSPQNKTQH, from the coding sequence ATGGCACCTTCCGGTGGACCAAGGCTTTCCGGGATGCAGAAACAAGTACTTAGCCTGTACCGAGAGTTTCTGCGAGCAGCGCGTTCAAAATCTGCTGAGGATAGATGCAAAATCGAATCGATTGTGTCTACAGAGTTCCACAACAATGCAAAGCAAGTAGATCGCAAAAATTACATTTACATCGAGTACTTACTTCGTCGCGGTAAGAAGCAGCTTGATCAGCTAAAGAGCCCTGCTACGGTTGGTTTATCTTCCTTCGATGTCAGTTCCCCTCAAAACAAAACACAACACTAA
- the LOC133805321 gene encoding large ribosomal subunit protein uL3, translated as MSHRKFEHPRHGSLGFLPRKRAARHRGKVKAFPKDDPTKPCKLTAFLGYKAGMTHIVREVEKPGSKLHKKETCEAVTIVETPPMVIVGVVGYVKTPRGLRTLNTVWAQHLSEEVKRRFYKNWCKSKKKAFTKYSKQYENEEGKKSIQAQLEKMKKYATIIRVLAHTQIRKMKGLKQKKAHLMEIQVNGGSIAQKVDFAYGFFEKQVPIDAVFQKDEMIDIIGVTKGKGYEGVVTRWGVTRLPRKTHRGLRKVACIGAWHPARVSFTVARAGQNGYHHRTEMNKKVYKLGKAGQESHTADTEFDRTEKDITPIGGFPHYGVVKDDYLLIKGCCVGPKKRVVTLRQSLLKQTSRVALEEIKLKFIDTSSKFGHGRFQTTQEKQKYYGRLKA; from the exons ATGTCTCACAGGAAGTTTGAGCACCCCAGACATGGTTCTCTTGGATTTCTTCCAAGGAAGAGAGCTGCCCGCCACAGAGGAAAGG TGAAGGCTTTCCCCAAGGATGACCCAACTAAGCCCTGCAAGTTGACGGCCTTTTTGGGTTACAAGGCTGGCATGACCCACATTGTCAGGGAGGTCGAGAAGCCTGGATCCA AGCTTCACAAGAAGGAGACATGTGAAGCTGTGACAATTGTTGAGACACCCCCAATGGTTATTGTTGGTGTTGTTGGTTACGTGAAGACTCCACGTGGTCTTCGTACCCTGAACACAGTCTGGGCTCAGCATCTGAGCGAGGAGGTGAAGAGGAGATTTTACAAGAACTGGTGCAAGTCCAAGAAGAAGGCTTTCACTAAGTACTCCAAGCAATACGAAAACGAAGAGGGAAAGAAAAGCATTCAGGCAcagcttgaaaaaatgaagaaGTATGCTACTATCATTCGAGTTTTGGCTCACACTCAG ATCAGGAAAATGAAGGGATTGAAGCAGAAGAAGGCTCACCTTATGGAGATTCAGGTCAATGGTGGTTCTATTGCTCAGAAGGTGGACTTTGCATATGGTTTCTTCGAGAAGCAAGTCCCTATTGATGCTGTCTTCCAGAaggatgagatgattgacatcattgGTGTGACCAAGGGTAAGGGTTATGAAGGTGTTGTTACCAGGTGGGGTGTTACCCGTCTTCCTCGTAAGACTCACAGGGGTCTTAGAAAGGTGGCTTGTATTGGTGCCTGGCATCCTGCCAGAGTGTCCTTCACAGTTGCTAGGGCTGGACAGAATGGATACCATCACCGTACTGAAATGAACAAGAAGGTCTACAAGCTCGGCAAGGCTGGGCAGGAGTCCCACACTGCTGACACCGAGTTCGACAG GACTGAGAAGGACATCACTCCCATTGGTGGGTTCCCTCATTATGGTGTGGTGAAGGATGACTATCTATTGATCAAGGGATGCTGTGTTGGACCCAAGAAGAGGGTTGTCACCCTCCGCCAGTCGCTTCTCAAGCAAACCTCTCGTGTTGCTCTCGAGGAGATCAAGCTCAAGTTTATCGATACCTCCTCGAAGTTCGGGCATGGACGTTTCCAGACAACACAGGAGAAGCAGAAGTACTATGGAAGGCTCAAGGCATAA